A region of Lacinutrix sp. Hel_I_90 DNA encodes the following proteins:
- a CDS encoding nitronate monooxygenase family protein, producing MQNKITTLFTIKYPIIQAGMIWNSGWKLASAASNSGILGLIGAGSMYPEVLREHIQKCKKATDKPFGVNVPMLYPNIQEIMDIIVEEGVKIVFTSAGNPKTWTTWLQDKGIIVVHVVSSVKFALKAQEAGVDAVVAEGFEAGGHNGRDETTTLTLIPMVKEQLQIPLIAAGGIATGKAMLACMVLGADGVQVGSRFVASEESSAHQAFKQVVVDSKEGDTQLTLKELAPVRLVKNKFYNDLQELYKTAATPEQLKEFLGRARAKKGMFEGDLEDGELEIGQIAGLIHDIKPVAAIVKEMVEEFETARKELSKIDLNV from the coding sequence ATGCAAAACAAAATAACAACACTTTTTACTATAAAATATCCAATCATTCAAGCCGGTATGATTTGGAATAGTGGCTGGAAATTAGCATCTGCAGCAAGTAACTCAGGAATTTTAGGGCTAATAGGTGCTGGAAGCATGTATCCGGAAGTGTTACGTGAGCACATTCAAAAATGCAAGAAAGCGACAGATAAGCCCTTTGGTGTTAATGTGCCCATGTTGTATCCCAATATTCAGGAAATTATGGATATCATCGTTGAAGAAGGCGTAAAGATTGTATTTACATCGGCGGGAAACCCTAAAACATGGACCACATGGTTACAAGATAAAGGCATTATTGTCGTGCATGTTGTGAGCAGTGTAAAGTTTGCCTTGAAAGCACAGGAAGCAGGTGTTGATGCTGTGGTTGCCGAAGGCTTTGAAGCTGGAGGACATAATGGTCGCGACGAAACCACGACGCTAACATTAATTCCTATGGTAAAAGAACAATTACAAATACCATTAATAGCGGCTGGAGGAATCGCCACAGGCAAGGCCATGTTAGCTTGTATGGTTTTAGGCGCCGATGGCGTTCAAGTAGGAAGTCGTTTTGTTGCTAGTGAAGAATCGTCTGCACACCAGGCCTTTAAACAAGTCGTGGTAGATTCAAAGGAAGGCGATACGCAATTAACTTTAAAAGAATTAGCGCCCGTTAGATTAGTGAAAAATAAATTCTATAACGACCTACAAGAATTGTACAAAACAGCAGCAACACCAGAACAACTCAAAGAATTTTTAGGTAGAGCCCGTGCAAAAAAAGGCATGTTTGAAGGTGATTTGGAAGATGGTGAGCTGGAAATCGGACAAATTGCAGGGTTAATACATGATATAAAACCAGTAGCAGCGATAGTGAAAGAAATGGTGGAGGAGTTTGAAACTGCAAGAAAAGAATTAAGTAAAATAGACCTAAATGTATAG